From Gimesia panareensis, the proteins below share one genomic window:
- a CDS encoding alkaline ceramidase translates to MSERALAAGTEAFFRGRIGVATVDITPPVGIYARNWGAAKHDVADWIHRKLTLNALVLCETDSQQPVVFLDGDLGWWRSLPTFYRFQSRLLEKLKLDETSLIFGVTHTHASPPLTDPDPDLPASESLAEFLEQVFEASVKVTLQAMKNATEAVVEWKTGRCELAGMRDLPDPDGERLICGWNPNEPADDTLVVGRISDLEGTLQAVIVNYACHPTTLAWENTSISPDYPGAMRETILKTLGVPALFMQGTSGELAPRYQYVGDPAVADRHGRQLAYATLATLENMEPPGTCLEYQGVMESGAPLAVWKHKMVTPVSLLKRKKVTVTLPIKDWPTAEELEQQRQACTDRALEERLRRRRNIRRGIGDGSTLELPIWVWRMGDTILVGSPTEAYSILQRTLRERFPERTIVCLNLINGTTGYLTPEELYDLDLYQVWQTPFARGSLEKLIAGMTEAIQEIIQD, encoded by the coding sequence ATGAGTGAACGAGCTTTAGCAGCGGGCACGGAGGCGTTCTTTCGGGGACGGATCGGAGTGGCGACGGTGGACATCACGCCGCCGGTGGGGATCTATGCCCGCAACTGGGGGGCTGCGAAACACGATGTCGCCGACTGGATCCATCGCAAATTGACACTCAATGCGCTGGTGCTCTGCGAGACCGATTCCCAGCAGCCGGTGGTGTTTCTGGACGGGGACCTGGGCTGGTGGCGTTCGCTGCCGACGTTTTACCGGTTTCAGTCGCGACTGCTGGAGAAACTGAAGCTGGATGAGACGTCGCTGATTTTCGGAGTCACGCACACGCATGCTTCACCCCCGCTGACAGATCCGGACCCCGATCTGCCGGCGAGTGAATCGCTGGCGGAGTTTCTGGAGCAGGTGTTCGAAGCGTCGGTCAAAGTCACGCTGCAGGCGATGAAAAACGCGACCGAGGCGGTGGTGGAATGGAAGACCGGGCGCTGCGAACTGGCGGGAATGCGGGATCTGCCCGACCCGGATGGTGAGCGGTTAATCTGCGGCTGGAATCCGAACGAGCCGGCCGACGATACGCTGGTGGTGGGGCGGATCAGCGATCTGGAAGGCACGCTGCAGGCGGTGATTGTAAATTACGCCTGTCATCCCACGACGCTGGCCTGGGAGAATACGTCGATCTCACCTGATTATCCAGGGGCGATGCGGGAGACGATTCTCAAGACACTGGGGGTCCCTGCCCTGTTCATGCAGGGAACTTCGGGCGAGCTTGCCCCGCGGTATCAATACGTGGGTGATCCCGCGGTGGCGGATCGACACGGGCGACAGTTGGCGTATGCCACGCTGGCGACGCTGGAGAATATGGAACCGCCGGGCACCTGCCTGGAGTACCAGGGAGTGATGGAATCCGGCGCACCGCTGGCGGTGTGGAAGCACAAGATGGTGACTCCCGTGAGTCTGTTGAAGCGGAAGAAAGTTACCGTGACGCTGCCCATCAAAGACTGGCCGACCGCGGAGGAACTGGAACAGCAGCGGCAGGCCTGCACGGATCGGGCGCTGGAAGAACGTCTGCGACGGCGGCGGAATATCCGGCGCGGGATCGGTGACGGGAGCACGCTGGAGCTGCCGATCTGGGTGTGGCGGATGGGGGATACGATCCTGGTGGGGAGTCCGACCGAGGCGTATTCGATTCTACAGCGCACGCTGCGAGAGCGGTTCCCCGAGCGGACGATTGTCTGTCTGAATCTGATCAACGGGACGACCGGTTACCTGACGCCGGAAGAGCTGTACGACTTGGATCTGTACCAGGTGTGGCAGACGCCGTTTGCGCGGGGCAGTCTGGAAAAGCTGATTGCAGGGATGACCGAGGCAATTCAGGAGATCATTCAGGATTGA
- a CDS encoding enolase C-terminal domain-like protein, whose product MKIERIETLVCHARMRNWVFVKVITDQPGLFGWGEATLEWHTRGILGTIEDLSQLLIGEDPRRVEYLWQMMWRQHFWHGSGVTRSTAIAGIDLALWDIVGKIHGVPCHQLWGGPVRDYIRLYCHLGGGNMESFYQTSTDNAAQFAELAQKAVADGFTAFKSMAVPPTMPIEGLKPVKAAEECVAAMREAVGDDIDIMVDCHARPSPAMGLQFAQALDPYGLYFFEEPCWPESIESLARINAAVTTPIATGERLTHLAAFRDLFEKRGCEICQMDLTHCGGFTEARRVAALADAHRISLAPHNPQGPVSTAASLEFGFSQPSYIICESVHEDVPWRQDVVEEGFEIDLATRTVTPNTKPGLGISINEDEVKKHPFEQETVQRVFYQDGAVGDW is encoded by the coding sequence ATGAAAATTGAACGCATCGAAACACTGGTGTGTCACGCCCGAATGAGAAACTGGGTGTTTGTGAAAGTGATCACCGATCAGCCTGGTCTGTTCGGCTGGGGTGAAGCGACGCTGGAATGGCACACGCGCGGGATCCTGGGGACGATCGAGGATCTGTCGCAGCTGCTGATCGGCGAAGACCCGCGGCGGGTGGAATATCTGTGGCAGATGATGTGGCGGCAGCACTTCTGGCACGGGAGCGGTGTCACGCGTTCGACAGCGATTGCGGGTATCGATCTGGCGCTGTGGGACATTGTGGGAAAGATTCATGGCGTGCCCTGTCATCAGTTGTGGGGCGGTCCGGTGCGGGATTATATCCGGCTGTATTGTCATCTGGGCGGCGGCAACATGGAGTCGTTCTACCAGACCTCGACCGACAATGCGGCGCAGTTCGCGGAGCTGGCCCAGAAAGCGGTAGCGGACGGGTTTACGGCGTTCAAGTCGATGGCAGTTCCCCCGACGATGCCGATCGAGGGTTTGAAGCCGGTCAAAGCCGCGGAAGAATGCGTCGCGGCGATGCGGGAAGCCGTAGGCGACGATATTGATATCATGGTGGACTGCCATGCCCGCCCTTCTCCGGCGATGGGACTGCAGTTCGCCCAGGCGCTGGATCCTTATGGACTCTACTTCTTTGAAGAGCCGTGCTGGCCGGAATCGATTGAGAGCCTGGCGCGGATCAACGCGGCGGTGACGACGCCGATCGCGACGGGAGAGCGGCTGACGCACCTGGCGGCGTTCCGGGATCTGTTCGAGAAACGGGGCTGTGAGATCTGCCAGATGGACCTGACGCACTGCGGCGGATTTACCGAAGCGCGGCGGGTCGCAGCGCTGGCAGACGCGCATCGAATCTCTCTGGCGCCGCATAATCCACAGGGGCCGGTGAGTACGGCGGCATCGCTGGAGTTCGGTTTTTCACAGCCGAGTTACATCATCTGTGAGTCGGTGCACGAGGATGTGCCCTGGCGTCAGGATGTGGTCGAGGAAGGGTTTGAAATCGATCTCGCGACGCGGACGGTGACGCCGAATACGAAGCCGGGCCTGGGCATTTCGATCAACGAGGATGAGGTGAAGAAGCATCCGTTCGAACAGGAGACAGTGCAGCGGGTGTTCTACCAGGATGGGGCAGTCGGTGACTGGTAA